From Canis aureus isolate CA01 chromosome 7, VMU_Caureus_v.1.0, whole genome shotgun sequence, a single genomic window includes:
- the MARCKS gene encoding myristoylated alanine-rich C-kinase substrate, with protein sequence MGAQFSKTAAKGEAAAERPGDAAVASSPSKANGQENGHVKVNGDASPAAAEPGAKEELQANGSAPAADKEEPAAAGSGAPAAEQEEPPADREAAPAPTPTAAAAPAAPADREPEAEAAEPGSPGSPAAAEGEAASAASSTSSPKAEDGAAPSPSGETPKKKKKRFSFKKSFKLSGFSFKKNKKEAGEAEAEAAGGAPADGRKDEAAEPGAQAQAQPQAQVQAQVQAQVQAAEAAEAAGEAAEAAEPRAAEQAAAGGPQEAQPRDAAPPEQPPAAAGPGEAAEPGEAAGEAAGEAAEAPAAGPEQEAAAGSASAAEEAAAGSASASATAAASSQEPQPECSPEGPPAEAAE encoded by the exons ATGGGTGCCCAGTTCTCCAAGACCGCCGCCAAGGGAGAGGCCGCCGCCGAGAGGCCCGGGGACGCGGCCGTGGCCTCGTCGCCCTCCAAAGCGAACGGCCAG GAGAACGGCCACGTGAAGGTGAACGGGGACGCGTCCCCCGCGGCCGCCGAGCCGGGCGCCAAGGAGGAGCTGCAGGCCAACGGCAGCGCCCCGGCCGCCGACAAGGAGGAGCCCGCGGCCGCGGGGAGCGGGGCGCCGGCCGCCGAGCAGGAGGAGCCGCCCGCCGACCGcgaggccgcccccgcccccacccccaccgccgccgccgcgcccgccgcgcccgccgacagggagcccgaggccgagGCCGCCGAGCCGGGGTCGCCGGGGTCGCCGGCGGCCGCCGAGGGGGAGGCCGCGTCCGCCGCGTCGTCCACGTCGTCGCCCAAGGCGGAGGATGGCGCCGCGCCCTCGCCCAGCGGGGAGAccccgaaaaaaaaaaagaagcgcTTCTCCTTCAAGAAGTCCTTCAAGCTGAGCGGCTTCTCCTTCAAGAAGAACAAGAAGGAGGCGGGCGAGGCGGAGGCcgaggcggcggggggcgcgcccGCAGACGGCCGCAAGGACGAGGCCGCCGAGCCGGgcgcgcaggcgcaggcgcagcCGCAGGCGCAGGTGCAGGCGCAGGTGCAGGCGCAGGTGCAGGCGGCCGAGGCCGCGGAGGCCGCGGGGGAGGCCGCGGAGGCCGCCGAGCCCCGGGCGGCTGAGCAGGCGGCGGCCGGCGGCCCGCAGGAGGCCCAGCCCCGCGACGCCGCCCCGCCCGAgcagccgcccgccgccgcggggcccggggaggccgcCGAGCCCGGGGAGGCCGCGGGGGAGGCCGCGGGGGAGGCCGCGGAGGCGCCGGCCGCGGGCCCCGagcaggaggcggcggcgggctCGGCCTCGGccgcggaggaggcggcggcgggctcggcctcggcctcggccacGGCGGCCGCGTCCTCGCAGGAGCCCCAGCCCGAGTGCAGTCCGGAAGGCCCCCCGGCGGAGGCGGCCGAGTAG